A single genomic interval of Ovis aries strain OAR_USU_Benz2616 breed Rambouillet chromosome 9, ARS-UI_Ramb_v3.0, whole genome shotgun sequence harbors:
- the HGH1 gene encoding protein HGH1 homolog: MGEDAGDRGSSADGLAPVGLPMAETSPKAEAAKLLPFLALGERADLQAAAAQHVLALSGSGPGRTLLAGQAALLQALVELAVAPPPAPARDAARALVNLAADPGLHKPLLAAEPRLPVRLLGCALDPHWPWAEEAAAVLANLSREPVPCAALTEALAATEPGESGLERLVRALCTPGYNARAPLHYLGPVLSNLSQRPATRAFLLDRNRCVVQRLLTLTQYPDSSVRRGGVVGTLRNCCFEHRHHEWLLGPEVDILPFLLLPLAGPEDFSEEEMERLPIDLQYLPPDKQREPDADIRKMLIETIMLLTATAPGRKQVRDQGAYLILRELHSWEPEPDVRVTCEKLIQVLIGDEPERGLENLLEVQVPEEIERQLQQQDHQEREQCEREQQELELGPGPQAEKAAST, encoded by the exons ATGGGGGAGGACGCGGGGGACAGGGGTTCGTCGGCCGACGGCCTAGCTCCGGTAGGGTTGCCGATGGCGGAGACCAGCCCGAAGGCGGAGGCGGCGAAGCTGCTGCCCTTCCTGGCGCTCGGGGAGCGGGCTGACCTgcaggcggcggcggcgcagCATGTGCTGGCGCTGAGTGGCTCGGGGCCGGGGCGCACGCTGCTGGCTGGCCAGGCGGCACTGCTGCAGGCGCTGGTCGAGCTGGCGGTGGCCCCTCCTCCCGCCCCAGCCCGAGACGCCGCTCGCGCGCTAGTCAACCTGGCTGCCGACCCCGGCCTGCACAAGCCGCTGCTGGCGGCCGAGCCCAGACTGCCTGTCCGCCTGCTGGGCTGCGCGTTGGACCCACACTGGCCCTGGGCCGAGGAAGCGGCCGCCGTGCTGGCTAACCTCAGCCGCGAGCCGGTGCCGTGCGCTGCGCTGACAGAGGCTCTGGCGGCCACAGAACCGGGAGAGTCGGGCCTGGAGCGGCTGGTGCGCGCGCTGTGCACTCCGGGCTACAACGCTCGCGCGCCCTTGCACTACTTGGGACCAGTGCTGTCCAACCTCAGCCAACGTCCCGCGACCCGCGCTTTTCTGCTGGACCGCAACAG GTGCGTTGTCCAGCGGCTGCTGACCCTTACCCAATACCCGGACTCCTCGGTGCGCAGGGGCGGGGTGGTGGGAACACTGCGAAATTGCTGCTTCGAGCACC GACATCATGAATGGTTGCTTGGGCCCGAGGTGGACATTCTCCCCTTCTTGCTACTGCCCCTGGCTGGGCCTGAAGACTTCTCTGAGGAAGAGATGGAGC GGCTGCCTATTGATCTGCAGTACCTGCCACCAGACAAGCAGCGAGAGCCTGACGCTGACATCCGCAAGATGCTAATTGAGACCATCATGCTG CTGACAGCCACAGCACCTGGTCGGAAGCAGGTGAGGGACCAGGGAGCCTACTTGATCCTGCGAGAGCTGCACAGCTGGGAGCCTGAGCCTGATGTGCGGGTGACTTGTGAGAAACTCATCCAG GTACTTATTGGGGATGAGCCAGAGCGCGGCCTGGAGAACCTGCTGGAGGTGCAGGTGCCTGAGGAGATTGAgcggcagctgcagcagcaggatCACCAGGAGCGGGAGCAGTGTGAGCGGGAGCAGCAGGAGCTGGAGCTG
- the WDR97 gene encoding LOW QUALITY PROTEIN: WD repeat-containing protein 97 (The sequence of the model RefSeq protein was modified relative to this genomic sequence to represent the inferred CDS: substituted 4 bases at 4 genomic stop codons) → MESEVLDASNPFIVEGDHLILDQDPYETDIYEVPDPGFLKEERESSFSERAPQLITNNSRWQNMALSARARQLWLLLRTGLQTFVEKEKRAELRVARLTHGLEPLRHLEVAAGLCSVAQDPVGRRFVVLDGAGCLHLHREDGWAQEKLLAPVALTGLVAVLGPLGTVGRFVGWGPVGLAILKSDLSLLWLSKPGKHGVPGREPICCLPVPDPGLLLVAEAGGSLVLWKFRSGGRCLVPHGSPLQLPPSISGALARLALGPRPPHHDPCCFAAYGSAVLTFDLQTWALIDVRRNLHKTTIFDLAYCKEVEAMVTASRDSTVKLWEADWQIRMVFVGHRGPVTAVAVLPNTALVLSASQDGTLRTWDLQAAAQVGEVALTCWGRGVPSESVSRLLAPAGPGWPLLSLGAHSVGLWRARELYSPLAQLSAPVLHLQLAPALPKPTAPHAALPTRLVCACADGSVYLVSVTGGHTVSALLLEPDDCAAAVAYCLPREALWVLTRAGHLLCANAARSPMRVLHRLCPPPPPAPQPCCLHLYSHLTDPTSAFTNWEIVCQYKGELCRSDVAWAWKDKNRYLPVVGHTDGTLSVLELRSSKTVFRTEAHSPGPVTAIASTWNSIVSSGGDLTVKMWRVFPYAEESLSPLRTFCCCHPAVVLCALGKRVTVGFEDLNSATYGLVQFGLGSSPRYDHRPQDDPTDRITGLCCCPTLKLYASSSLDCTIRIWTAENKLLRWAGEGWGRGAAAWVSRLHPTGAWQLERVQGWPGPCLCSCLGVLLREAGLDSHPEPPSRLLHLNGAPQALTFCSNNGDLVLALGSRLCLVDHRLYLPTSYLLKKLCQEDPDRVNDPPLPLTGQESLTAAQLQRLANLRGVASLSTALCFIHRRTTAPQQPVLEEVGWLPVPPQSPSSGPSPSVPGAGLGSLHFSGWHMTSLKEEXADSXPLPQDLEVLVARNQDLQQLRLGLENPAARPQLTWQQRQQAFDNYLHLIYGPGMLGLDSEAEPQQQWGTVALTVEKETWDPSAQPRDGPALRGTEAPPLQDVGTLGRRFARQPRVPLPLPPTYRRVHSRASQLLARSSLSCELGLGLDLQLQWDRLSEKPLAWDLPSPDLGQSRTSLPLQRRPQELLSNLGGFFPATIHPYKHWRWPIRFPGCVPNSVVLQQMWPPEEVSGLGALRGFSGSHESKQRGDQEDLWLLRGIRRRRSKKQQKLIQWLRDEEDEDEEELELDWGSESPSSPHRLPSDPLLVPMRLRAQSAKDPILSLKGTHEDTARTETYLHHPQFHRAQLLWEQRYGHLPKFLQFFVEQNWFKKLFPIFTLQAYPKMGMVEGLASAFMDLLEEASWADRVHVLRALLRLLPDLSREFCSRLQGTLLHLLNLEQPPSLQDPVQKQFVMLALQLLLACSLESREVVLELMSYFLYSPAPCRPELRKLLDGLGLQDPQGFLFKEMMTWVQGPDPESKATLRRRCCQKLEEMIQQLQVWVGQVGVGLGSLPMEPLVFSPGFPQVQGGGGGNQVRPAGSSPYSHSVPPPCSPTLSLSPRIFLYLPRRRGRWGLCLGPXCTLPXLSLLQKETLQLSVAKLSEVLPKVSETSGLHPASKEALSQISMLSGAAGHVSVTSSNISQTPSLVVSPGVSDLTTLEPQTQQTLAQLHFARTQRALSETLMRFCLQPEVLRSSAPAILPHEMPPREMPPHEMLPLAQMFWSQSKMLDLGPIDALNFFCEQQRIRQQGPLSEEPYSPPPGPAPPPQVCGMVVPQSLDPRHDRILRLQEARVQRPPMRLRGRMLSRLWVDRSLDGTIRILKLPLPRVELQPFPPNWPRSARPLPPRLLQPALQRYFLPDDTNPDSYH, encoded by the exons ATGGAGTCGGAAGTGTTGGATGCAAGCAACCCCTTTATAGTAGAAGGCGACCACCTGATTCTAGACCAAGACCCATATGAGACCGACATCTATGAAGTCCCGGACCCGGGGTTCCTCAAGGAAGAGAGGG AGTCGTCATTTTCGGAGCGAGCCCCACAGCTTATTACCAACAACTCGCGGTGGCAGAACATGGCTCTGAGTGCCCGTGCCCGCCAGCTGTGGCTGCTCCTGCGTACAGGCCTCCAGACCTTTGTGGAAAAG GAAAAGCGAGCTGAGCTGCGTGTGGCGCGCTTGACGCACGGGCTGGAACCCCTGCGGCACCTAGAGGTGGCAGCCGGGCTGTGTTCGGTGGCACAGGACCCCGTGGGCAGACGCTTCGTGGTGCTGGACGGTGCAGGCTGCCTGCACCTGCACAGAGAGGATGGCTGGGCACAAGAGAAACTGCTGGCTCCAGTTGCACTTACAGGGCTAGTGGCGGTGCTGGGCCCTCTGGGCACTGTGGGCCGCTTTGTGGGCTGGGGCCCAGTGGGGCTGGCCATACTAAAGTCCGACCTTAGCCTACTGTGGCTGAGTAAGCCAGGGAAGCACGGGGTGCCAGGCCGCGAGCCCATCTGCTGCCTGCCGGTGCCAGATCCTGGGCTGCTGCTGGTGGCGGAGGCAGGCGGAAGCCTGGTGCTCTGGAAGTTCCGTTCAGGGGGCCGCTGCCTGGTTCCCCACGGGTCACCTCTTCAGCTACCGCCAAGCATCTCGGGTGCGCTTGCGCGTCTGGCTCTGGGGCCTCGGCCTCCCCATCATGACCCATGCTGCTTCGCAGCCTATGGCTCAGCCGTGCTCACCTTTGATCTGCAAACCTGGGCTCTCATAGATGTGCGTCGGAATCTGCACAAAAC CACCATCTTCGACCTGGCGTACTGTAAAGAGGTAGAGGCTATGGTGACAGCTTCCCGGGACAGCACGGTGAAACTGTGGGAGGCTGACTGGCAGATCCGGATGGTGTTCGTGGGACACAGAG GCCCGGTGACCGCGGTGGCCGTGCTCCCGAACACAGCCCTGGTGTTGTCGGCTTCACAGGACGGGACGCTGCGCACGTGGGACCTGCAGGCAGCGGCGCAGGTGGGTGAGGTGGCGCTCACCTGCTGGGGCCGCGGCGTGCCATCTGAGAGTGTGAGCCGTCTGCTGGCCCCCGCAGGCCCGGGCTGGCCCTTGCTCTCCTTGGGGGCCCACAGTGTGGGGCTGTGGCGTGCGCGGGAGCTCTACTCGCCGTTGGCGCAGCTGTCTGCGCCGGTGCTCCACCTGCAGTTGGCGCCGGCGCTGCCCAAGCCCACCGCCCCGCACGCGGCGCTGCCCACCCGCCTCGTGTGTGCCTGCGCCGACGGCTCAGTGTACCTGGTGTCGGTCACTGGCGGACACACCGTGAGCGCGCTTCTGCTGGAGCCCGATGACTGCGCGGCCGCCGTGGCCTACTGCCTGCCTCGTGAGGCGCTGTGGGTGCTGACACGCGCCGgacacctgctgtgtgccaatGCAGCACGCTCCCCAATGCGGGTGCTGCACCGCCTGTGCCCACCGCCCCCGCCCGCGCCCCAGCCCTGCTGCCTGCACCTCTACAGCCACCTCACGGACCCCACCAGCGCGTTCACCAACTGGGAGATAGTGTGCCAGTACAAGGGCGAGCTGTGCCGCAGCGATGTGGCCTGGGCCTGGAAGGACAAGAACCG GTACCTGCCCGTGGTGGGGCACACTGACGGCACCTTGTCCGTACTCGAGTTGCGCTCCTCCAAGACGGTCTTCCGAACAGAGGCACACAGCCCGGGCCCTGTCACTGCCATCGCGTCCACCTGGAACAGCATCGTGTCCTCTG GGGGAGACCTGACTGTGAAGATGTGGCGCGTCTTCCCCTACGCCGAGGAGAGCCTGAGCCCCCTGCGCACCTTCTGCTGCTGCCACCCAGCAGTGGTGCTCTGCGCCCTTGGCAAGCGCGTCACGGTGGGCTTCGAGGACCTGAACAGCGCCACCTATGGCCTGGTGCAGTTTGGCCTGGGCAGCAGCCCTCGCTATGATCACCGGCCCCAGGATGACCCCACGGACCGCATCACCG GCCTGTGCTGCTGTCCCACGCTCAAACTGTATGCCTCTTCCAGCCTGGACTGCACCATCCGCATCTGGACAGCCGAGAACAAGCTGCTgcggtgggctggggaggggtgggggcggggagcagcTGCCTGGGTTTCCCGCCTTCACCCTACTGGAGCCTGGcagctggagagggtgcaggggTGGCCGGGGCCTTGCCTCTGTTCCTGCCTTGGTGTTCTACTCAGAGAAGCAGGGCTGGACTCTCACCCTGAACCCCCTTCCAGGCTCCTACATCTGAACGGTGCCCCTCAGGCCCTAACCTTCTGCAGCAACAATGGGGACCTTGTCCTGGCACTGGGCTCCCGCCTCTGCCTGGTGGACCACAGACTCTACCTGCCCACATCTTACCTACTTAAG AAGCTGTGCCAAGAGGACCCTGATAGGGTGAATGATCCTCCACTGCCGCTGACCGGCCAGGAGTCACTGACCGCAGCCCAGCTACAGAGGCTTGCCAACCTGCGTGGGGTGGCCAGCCTCAG CACAGCCTTGTGTTTCATCCATCGCCGGACAACAGCTCCTCAGCAGCCAGTGTTGGAGGAGGTGGGGTGGCTCCCAGTGCCCCCCCAGTCCCCAAGCTCAGGGCCCTCCCCTTCAGTCCCTGGGGCAGGCCTGGGATCCCTGCACTTCTCTGGGTGGCACATGACAAGTCTCAAGGAAGAGTGAGCTGACTCCTGACCCCTACCCCAGGACTTGGAAGTCCTGGTTGCCCGGAACCAAGACCTTCAGCAATTGAGACTGGGGCTGGAGAACCCAGCAGCCCGGCCCCAGCTGACTTGGCAACAGCGCCAGCAGGCCTTTGATAACTACCTACATCTGATCTACGGCCCAGGCATGCTG GGTCTGGATTCTGAAGCAGAGCCCCAGCAGCAGTGGGGCACGGTGGCCCTCACAGTGGAGAAAGAGACCTGGGACCCAAGTGCCCAGCCCAGAGATGGCCCTGCTCTCAGGGGCACTGAAGCCCCACCACTGCAGGACGTGGGGACCCTGGGCAGGCGCTTTGCCCGCCAGCCCCGAGTCCCCTTGCCTCTCCCACCCACCTACCGGAGGGTGCACAGCAGAGCATCCCAG CTACTGGCCCGCTCCTCCCTGAGCTGCGAGCTGGGCCTTGGTCTGGACCTGCAGCTGCAGTGGGACCGGCTCAGCGAGAAGCCTCTGGCCTGGGATCTACCATCTCCCGACCTGGGGCAGAGCAGG ACCTCCCTGCCGCTGCAGAGGCGGCCCCAAGAGCTTCTCTCCAACCTCGGCGGCTTCTTCCCTGCCACCATCCATCCTTACAAG CACTGGCGATGGCCCATCCGCTTCCCGGGCTGCGTGCCCAACTCAGTGGTGCTGCAGCAGATGTGGCCACCTGAGGAGGTCAGCGGCCTTGGAGCCCTCCGGGGGTTCTCAGGCAGCCATGAGAGCAAG CAGCGTGGGGACCAGGAGGACCTGTGGCTGTTGCGGGGCATCAGGCGGCGCCGCTCCAAGAAGCAGCAGAAGCTGATCCAGTGGCTGAGGGACGAGGAGGACGAGGACGAGGAGGAGCTCGAACTGGACTGGGGCTCGGAGTCCCCAAGTTCACCGCACAGGCTGCCCTCTGACCCGCTGCTGGTGCCCATGAGGCTGCGGGCGCAG AGTGCCAAGGACCCTATCCTGAGCCTCAAGGGCACCCATGaggacaccgccaggaccgagacCTACCTTCACCACCCCCAGTTCCACCGCGCACAGTTGCTCTGGGAGCAGCGCTATGGGCATCTGCCGAAGTTCCTGCAGTTCTTCGTTGAGCAAAACTGGTTTAAAAAGCTCTTCCCCATCTTCACCCTGCAG GCCTACCCCAAGATGGGTATGGTGGAGGGCCTGGCCTCAGCGTTCATGGACCTGCTGGAGGAGGCCTCCTGGGCCGACCGCGTGCATGTACTGCGTgcgctgctgcggctgctgccgGACCTCAGCAGGGAGTTCTGTAGCCGGCTGCAGGGCACTCTCCTGCACTTGCTCAACCTGGAGCAGCCCCCCAGCCTGCAG GACCCGGTCCAGAAGCAGTTTGTGATGCTGGCGCTGCAGCTGCTCCTGGCGTGCTCCCTGGAGTCCCGCGAGGTGGTGCTGGAGCTGATGTCCTACTTCCTCTACTCGCCAGCCCCCTGCCG GCCGGAGCTCAGGAAACTGCTGGACGGACTCGGCCTTCAGGACCCGCAGGGCTTCCTGTTCAAGGAAATGATGACCTGGGTCCAGGGCCCAGACCCCGAGTCCAAGGCCACACTGCGCAGGCGCTGCTGCCAGAAGCTGGAGGAAATGATACAGCAGCTGCAGGTCTGGGTGGGCCAGGTGGGGGTAGGGCTGGGCAGCCTGCCCATGGAGCCTCTTGTCTTCTCCCCAGGCTTTCCCCAAGTCCAGGGGGGCGGAGGAGGGAACCAGGTGAGGCCAGCGGGCTCCTCTCCCTACTCCCACTCTGTGCCTCCTCCGTGCTCCCCTACCCTGTCCCTGTCTCCCAGGATCTTCCTGTACCTCCCcaggaggaggggaaggtgggGTCTCTGCCTTGGACCCTGATGCACCCTCCCCTAGCTGTCTCTCCTGCAGAAGGAGACCTTGCAGCTGTCTGTAGCCAAGTTGTCAGAGGTGCTGCCCAAGGTCTCAGAGACCTCAGGACTTCACCCCGCTTCTAAAGAGGCCCTGTCGCAGATCTCGATGCTCTCTGGGGCAGCTGGTCACGTCTCTGTGACATCCTCCAACATCTCCCAGACACCCTCTCTGGTGGTCTCACCGGGGGTATCAGACTTGACCACCCTGGAGCCCCAAACCCAGCAGACACTGGCACAGCTGCATTTTGCGCGGACCCAACGTGCGCTGTCGGAGACCCTGATGCGCTTCTGCCTCCAGCCTGAGGTCTTGCGGTCCTCTGCACCTGCCATACTGCCCCATGAGATGCCGCCGCGTGAGATGCCACCCCATGAGATGCTGCCCCTGGCGCAGATGTTCTGGTCACAGTCCAAAATGCTGGACCTGGGGCCCATTGATGCACTCAACTTCTTTTGTGAGCAGCAGCGCATTCGGCAGCAGGGGCCCCTGTCCGAGGAGCCCTAcagcccacccccaggccctgccccacccccgcaGGTCTGTGGCATGGTGGTTCCACAGTCCCTGGATCCCCG GCACGACCGCATCCTCCGGCTTCAGGAGGCCAGGGTCCAGAGGCCTCCCATGAGACTGAGGG GCCGAATGCTGTCCCGGCTCTGGGTGGACCGCTCCCTGGACGGCACCATCCGCATACTGAAGCTGCCACTGCCTCGGGTGGAACTGCAGCCTTTCCCCCCAAACTGGCCCAGGTCTGCCCGTCCGCTGCCCCCTCGGCTCCTGCAGCCTGCCCTGCAGCGCTACTTTCTGCCAGATGACACCAACCCTGACAGCTACCACTGA
- the MAF1 gene encoding repressor of RNA polymerase III transcription MAF1 homolog isoform X1: MKLLENSSFEAINSQLTVETGDAHIIGRIESYSCKMAGDDKHMFKQFCQEGQPHVLEALSPPQTSGLSPSRLSKSQGGEDEGPLSDKCSRKTLFYLIATLNESFRPDYDFSTARSHEFSREPSLSWVVNAVNCSLFSAVREDFKALKPQLWNAVDEEICLAECDIYSYNPDLDSDPFGEDGSLWSFNYFFYNKRLKRIVFFSCRSISGSTYTPSEAGNELDMELGEEEEEEEEESGGGGSEGGPEEPGTMEEDRVPVICM; the protein is encoded by the exons ATGAAGCTGCTGGAGAACTCCAGCTTCGAGGCCATCAACTCGCAGCTGACCGTGGAGACGGGAGATGCACACATCATTGGCAG GATTGAGAGCTACTCGTGTAAGATGGCGGGTGACGACAAGCACATGTTCAAGCAGTTCTGCCAGGAAGGCCAGCCACACGTGCTGGAGGCTCTGTCCCCACCCCAGACCTCGGGCCTCAGCCCCAGCAG ACTGAGTAAGAGCCAAGGTGGCGAGGATGAGGGCCCCCTCAGCGACAAGTGCAGCCGCAAGACCCTCTTCTACCTGATTGCTACCCTCAATGAGTCCTTCCGGCCGGACTACGACTTCAGCACTGCCCGCAGCCATGAGTTCAGCCGGGAGCCCAGCCTCAGCTGG GTGGTGAACGCGGTCAACTGCAGCCTGTTCTCAGCTGTCCGGGAGGACTTCAAGGCGCTGAAGCCACAACTGTGGAACGCGGTGGATGAGGAGATCTGCCTGGCTGAATGCGACATCTACAG ctaCAACCCAGACTTGGACTCAGACCCTTTTGGGGAAGATGGCAGCCTCTGGTCCTTCAATTACTTCTTCTACAACAAGCGGCTGAAGCGGATTGTTTTCTTCAGCTGCCGCTCTATCAG TGGATCCACCTACACTCCCTCGGAGGCAGGCaacgaactggacatggagctcggggaggaagaagaggaggaggaggaagagagtggAGGTGGAGGTAGCGAGGGTgggcctgaggagcctggaacCATGGAAGAGGACAG GGTCCCGGTGATCTGTATGTGA
- the MAF1 gene encoding repressor of RNA polymerase III transcription MAF1 homolog isoform X2, with product MKLLENSSFEAINSQLTVETGDAHIIGRIESYSCKMAGDDKHMFKQFCQEGQPHVLEALSPPQTSGLSPSRLSKSQGGEDEGPLSDKCSRKTLFYLIATLNESFRPDYDFSTARSHEFSREPSLSWVVNAVNCSLFSAVREDFKALKPQLWNAVDEEICLAECDIYSYNPDLDSDPFGEDGSLWSFNYFFYNKRLKRIVFFSCRSIRVPVICM from the exons ATGAAGCTGCTGGAGAACTCCAGCTTCGAGGCCATCAACTCGCAGCTGACCGTGGAGACGGGAGATGCACACATCATTGGCAG GATTGAGAGCTACTCGTGTAAGATGGCGGGTGACGACAAGCACATGTTCAAGCAGTTCTGCCAGGAAGGCCAGCCACACGTGCTGGAGGCTCTGTCCCCACCCCAGACCTCGGGCCTCAGCCCCAGCAG ACTGAGTAAGAGCCAAGGTGGCGAGGATGAGGGCCCCCTCAGCGACAAGTGCAGCCGCAAGACCCTCTTCTACCTGATTGCTACCCTCAATGAGTCCTTCCGGCCGGACTACGACTTCAGCACTGCCCGCAGCCATGAGTTCAGCCGGGAGCCCAGCCTCAGCTGG GTGGTGAACGCGGTCAACTGCAGCCTGTTCTCAGCTGTCCGGGAGGACTTCAAGGCGCTGAAGCCACAACTGTGGAACGCGGTGGATGAGGAGATCTGCCTGGCTGAATGCGACATCTACAG ctaCAACCCAGACTTGGACTCAGACCCTTTTGGGGAAGATGGCAGCCTCTGGTCCTTCAATTACTTCTTCTACAACAAGCGGCTGAAGCGGATTGTTTTCTTCAGCTGCCGCTCTATCAG GGTCCCGGTGATCTGTATGTGA
- the SHARPIN gene encoding sharpin, translated as MAPPAGGTAAGSDPGSAAVLLAVHAAVRPLGAGLDVEAQLRRLQLSADPERPGRFRLEMLGAGPGAVSLEWPLESVSYTVRGPCQHELQPPPGGPGTLSLYFANPQEAQRWAALVRDATVEGRSGSDSLPPALGPETCPVSPPSPLEVPTPKAPQPKVDLPWSPGDLMEKEELAGRLTQAVEGGDEKGAAQAAAILAQRHVALRVQLQEAYFPPGPIRLQVTVEDAASSAHVSLQVHPHCTIRALQEQVFSEFGFPPAVQCWVIGSCLCVPEHSLAFYGVRRDGDPAFLYLLSAPREAPGHSLQRPQKVDGELGRLFPQSLGLPPTPQPASSSLLSPLQPGWPCPSCTFINAPGRPGCEMCSTQRPCAWDPLPTASTQQLPKVTRRENGPSLPGPRSLDPLLNLSGNLC; from the exons ATGGCGCCGCCGGCGGGCGGCACAGCCGCTGGCTCGGACCCCGGCTCTGCCGCGGTGCTCCTGGCCGTGCATGCCGCGGTGAGGCCGCTGGGCGCCGGCCTGGACGTGGAGGCCCAGCTGCGGAGGCTACAGCTGAGTGCGGACCCCGAGCGACCAGGGCGCTTCCGGCTGGAGATGCTGGGCGCGGGCCCCGGGGCG GTCAGTTTGGAGTGGCCCTTGGAGTCAGTCTCCTACACAGTCCGAGGCCCGTGCCAGCATGAGCTGCAGCCTCCACCGGGAGGGCCTGGGACTCTCAGTCTGTACTTCGCCAACCCTCAGGAAGCTCAGCGGTGGGCAGCCCTAGTCCGAGATGCTACCGTGGAAGGACGGAGTG GCAGTGACAGCTTGCCCCCAGCCCTAGGCCCAGAAACGTGCCCTGTCTCCCCACCCAGTCCCCTTGAAGTGCCCACACCCAAGGCCCCCCAACCCAAGGTGGATCTTCCTTGGAGCCCTGGAGACTTGATGGAGAAAG AAGAGCTGGCAGGGCGCCTGACCCAGGCCGTAGAGGGTGGGGATGAGAAGGGAGCAGCCCAAGCAGCAGCCATCCTGGCACAGCGTCATGTGGCCCTCAGGGTCCAGCTCCAGGAGGCCTACTTTCCTCCTGGCCCCATCAG GCTCCAGGTCACAGTTGAAGACGCTGCGTCCTCTGCCCATGTCTCACTGCAGGTTCACCCCCACTGCACCATCAGGGCCCTCCAGGAGCAG GTGTTCTCAGAGTTCGgcttcccaccagctgtgcaGTGCTGGGTCATCGGGAGTTGCCTGTGTGTCCCTGAACACAGCCTCGCTTTCTATGGGGTCCGGCGGGATGGAGACCCTGCTTTCCTCTACCTGCTCTCAGCTCCCCGAGAAGCCCCAG GACACAGTCTTCAGCGTCCCCAGAAGGTGGATGGGGAACTAGGCCGCCTGTTCCCACAGTCATTGGGGTTGCCCCCAACCCCTCAGCCAGCCAGCTCCAGCCTGCTCAGCCCCCTTCAG CCCGGCTGGCCCTGCCCATCGTGCACCTTCATCAACGCCCCAGGCCGCCCCGGCTGTGAGATGTGCAGCACCCAGAGGCCCTGTGCTTGGGACCCCCTTCCCACAGCCTCCACCCAGCAGCTCCCAAAG GTCACACGGAGAGAGAATGGCCCTTCCCTTCCAGGCCCAAGGTCCTTGGACCCCCTCCTGAACCTCTCAGGGAACCTCTGCTGA